From Coffea arabica cultivar ET-39 chromosome 10e, Coffea Arabica ET-39 HiFi, whole genome shotgun sequence, one genomic window encodes:
- the LOC140014983 gene encoding indole-3-acetic acid-amido synthetase GH3.17-like, with amino-acid sequence MLPTFDPRDTEAGSRILEDITSNAGHIQEQVLEEILTKNASSDYLKGFLNGHSDKGLFKNKVPVVDYEDIKIYIDRIALDGEPSRILTNESITELLKSSGTSGGKQKWIPKTAEEGERRAFFSCLCDTVLNRYLQGLSDGKALLFVLINPDIHTPGGLVLRTTSESEIKNRKDRYPQFILCEDINQSLYSQLLCGLVQRDAIASVGTYFASGLLRVIKFFEEHWQEMSSNIRTGQMSDWITDPNCKRAVSLILSKQMPDLADSIDLVCQEKSWEGIIKKIWPRTKYVLAIITGSMAQYIPALQFYTGGLPVVSPLYGSSEAFFGINMKPLCSPYDVSYTFIPNMAYYEFLPIDNHQDPNCTNRKDAHLKDHIVDLANVKIGQHYELLVTTFTGLYRYRMGDILLVTGFHNSTPHFKFVQRSNVVLSIHTDKTTEQDLQKAVAIAMQILEPLGFFLLDYSSYADTSSIPGHYVLFWELQLRSNDDIPELDQVKMEKCCSLVEQSLDQKYKLLRNQSISTIGPLQIRVVKQGTFNVLMDFYVSQGTSLNQYKTPKNIKSEKVIEILDSRVVGKFYSREVPNQDS; translated from the exons ATGCTGCCAACCTTTGATCCAAGAGATACTGAAGCTGGTTCGAGGATTTTGGAGGATATAACCAGCAATGCTGGTCATATACAAGAACAGGTCCTGGAGGAGATTTTAACTAAAAATGCAAGCAGCGATTACTTGAAAGGTTTTCTTAATGGTCACTCTGATAAGGGACTATTCAAGAATAAAGTTCCTGTGGTAGATTATGAAGATATCAAGATTTACATCGATCGAATTGCACTGGATGGAGAGCCATCTCGGATTTTAACTAATGAATCCATTACTGAGCTACTCAAAAG CTCGGGCACTTCAGGTGGGAAGCAAAAGTGGATTCCAAAAACTGCTGAAGAGGGAGAGCGCAGGGCCTTTTTTTCTTGTCTCTGTGATACTGTTTTAAACAG GTACCTACAGGGCTTGAGCGATGGGAAAGCGCTGTTATTTGTCCTTATCAACCCGGATATCCACACTCCTGGTGGCTTAGTTTTAAGAACAACCTCAGAAAGCGAGATAAAGAACAGAAAAGACAGATATCCTCAGTTTATATTGTGTGAAGATATCAATCAGAGTTTGTATAGTCAATTACTTTGTGGCCTTGTGCAGCGAGATGCGATAGCAAGCGTTGGTACATATTTCGCCTCGGGTTTGCTAAGGGTAATCAAATTTTTCGAGGAACATTGGCAAGAAATGTCTTCCAACATAAGAACTGGACAAATGAGTGATTGGATCACTGACCCTAACTGCAAAAGGGCTGTCTCCTTGATTTTGAGCAAACAAATGCCGGATTTGGCTGATTCAATTGATCTTGTATGCCAAGAAAAGTCTTGGGAAGGGATAATTAAGAAGATCTGGCCAAGGACCAAGTATGTCCTGGCCATTATTACAGGGTCCATGGCACAATATATCCCTGCACTTCAGTTCTATACGGGTGGGTTACCTGTAGTTTCACCACTTTATGGTTCTTCAGAGGCATTTTTTGGGATAAACATGAAACCTTTGTGCAGTCCTTATGATGTCTCGTATACTTTTATACCAAACATGGCCTACTATGAGTTCTTACCAATTGACAATCATCAAGATCCAAACTGCACCAACAGGAAAGATGCTCATTTGAAAGATCACATTGTGGATCTTGCTAATGTTAAGATTGGCCAACATTATGAACTTCTTGTCACGACCTTTACAG GTTTGTACAGGTACAGAATGGGGGATATTCTCCTGGTGACAGGTTTTCACAATTCCACTCCCCATTTCAAATTTGTACAAAGGTCAAATGTGGTTTTGAGTATTCACACAGATAAAACAACTGAACAAGACCTCCAAAAAGCAGTTGCAATAGCAATGCAGATCCTTGAACCACTTGGCTTCTTTCTTTTGGATTACAGTAGCTATGCTGATACATCTTCTATTCCTGGTCACTATGTACTCTTTTGGGAGCTTCAACTCAGATCAAACGATGATATACCAGAACTTGATCAggttaaaatggaaaaatgctgTAGTTTAGTGGAACAATCTCTGGACCAGAAATATAAGTTGCTGAGGAATCAGAGCATCAGTACCATTGGTCCTTTGCAAATTAGAGTTGTAAAACAAGGAACATTCAATGTGCTCATGGACTTTTATGTTTCTCAAGGAACTTCTTTAAACCAGTACAAGACACCTAAGAACATAAAGTCTGAGAAAGTCATTGAAATTCTGGACTCCAGAGTAGTGGGAAAATTTTACAGCAGAGAAGTGCCTAATCAAGACTCGTAG